In one window of Niallia sp. Man26 DNA:
- a CDS encoding maltose acetyltransferase domain-containing protein, with amino-acid sequence MKTEKEKMLAGEMYDPADPVLTSERKEARQKVRLYNQTIETEGEKRTALLKDLLGATGQNIYMEPNIRFDYGRNTYVGENFYANFDCTILDVCEVRFGDNCMLAPGVQIYTATHPLHPTDRNSGKEYGKPITFGNNVWIGGSAIINPGVTVGNNVVIASGAVVTKDVPDNAVVGGNPARIIKYIEL; translated from the coding sequence ATGAAAACAGAAAAAGAAAAGATGCTTGCGGGAGAAATGTATGATCCAGCAGATCCAGTACTAACTAGTGAGCGTAAGGAAGCAAGACAAAAGGTAAGGCTATATAATCAAACAATAGAAACGGAGGGCGAAAAACGGACTGCATTATTAAAAGACTTACTTGGGGCAACAGGACAAAACATTTATATGGAACCTAATATCCGTTTTGATTATGGAAGAAACACTTATGTTGGAGAAAACTTTTATGCCAATTTCGATTGCACTATTCTTGATGTGTGTGAAGTCCGTTTTGGTGACAACTGCATGCTGGCTCCAGGTGTGCAAATCTACACAGCAACACATCCGCTCCATCCAACAGACAGAAATTCAGGCAAGGAATATGGTAAACCAATCACATTTGGAAACAATGTTTGGATTGGCGGCAGTGCGATTATTAATCCAGGAGTGACAGTAGGGAATAATGTTGTTATTGCATCAGGTGCGGTTGTTACAAAGGATGTTCCAGACAATGCAGTCGTTGGTGGAAATCCGGCAAGAATCATTAAATATATTGAACTATGA
- the budA gene encoding acetolactate decarboxylase, producing MVKSIHADIIKDEQDQKQEVYQVSTMTALLDGVYDGDFSLGEIPEHGDFGIGTFNKLDGELIGFDGEFYRLRSDGTATPVKENDKSPFCSLTFFETEIVHRVDRPLTLEQLGEELDEILPSKNVFYAIRMDGAFKKVQTRTVETQSKPYVPMIEAVQTQPIFNLEHIEGTIAGFRTPQYANGIAVAGYHLHFIDKDRKSGGHVFNFTIENVTIRICKKQIMNLRLPQTEEFFKADLDRADLANDIAEAEGSPEKR from the coding sequence ATGGTTAAATCAATACATGCTGACATAATAAAAGACGAACAAGATCAAAAGCAGGAAGTTTATCAAGTATCCACCATGACTGCACTTCTGGATGGCGTTTACGACGGAGACTTCAGTTTAGGAGAAATACCTGAACACGGAGATTTCGGGATTGGCACTTTTAATAAATTAGACGGAGAATTAATTGGGTTTGACGGAGAGTTTTACAGGCTCCGCTCAGATGGAACAGCAACACCTGTGAAAGAAAACGACAAATCGCCATTTTGTTCCCTGACATTCTTTGAAACGGAAATCGTTCATCGTGTGGATCGGCCCCTGACATTAGAGCAATTAGGAGAAGAATTAGACGAAATTCTTCCTAGTAAAAACGTATTTTATGCTATTAGGATGGACGGTGCGTTTAAAAAGGTCCAAACTAGAACAGTAGAAACTCAAAGCAAACCATATGTACCAATGATTGAGGCAGTTCAAACACAGCCAATTTTTAATTTAGAGCATATAGAAGGTACGATTGCTGGATTCCGCACACCACAATATGCAAATGGTATAGCAGTTGCTGGCTACCATTTACATTTTATTGATAAAGACAGAAAAAGCGGCGGCCATGTTTTCAATTTTACGATAGAGAACGTCACAATTCGTATTTGTAAAAAACAAATAATGAACTTAAGACTGCCTCAGACAGAAGAGTTTTTTAAAGCCGATTTAGATCGCGCTGATCTCGCCAATGATATCGCCGAAGCAGAAGGAAGTCCAGAAAAGAGATAA
- a CDS encoding LysR family transcriptional regulator — MNIEQLKYMVEIARTGSLKVAADNLHVTLPALSQSIKNLEKELNIMLFHRSRRGSVPTDEGQKLVEKANSVLQKLQEFMDEAEAYTNTMNGEIKIATYPGPMEMLVGLISDIKCEYPSIKASIYENSTEYIIEKVLEGEVDVGFITYTEKEEKKYKNLVFKKLLDGHMVVAVNKDSPLARNKLIKQEMLINQPIVLYNDIYIQEFMKSFSSLPYDILFTTNNVDTIRHTLENNTAINIGFDYAFQTDAGLSRSDKYVVINFAEPHYKTYSFGYFYNANNGLSRIIREFLKRIHRTIKASDVNNGSKM; from the coding sequence ATGAATATTGAACAACTGAAGTACATGGTAGAAATAGCACGGACAGGCTCGCTAAAGGTGGCGGCTGATAATCTGCATGTAACACTGCCTGCGTTGAGTCAATCTATTAAAAATCTTGAAAAAGAATTAAATATTATGCTTTTTCATCGCTCCAGAAGAGGATCTGTTCCGACTGATGAGGGACAAAAGCTTGTGGAAAAGGCAAATTCAGTTTTGCAGAAATTACAGGAGTTTATGGATGAGGCCGAAGCTTACACGAATACAATGAATGGTGAAATCAAGATTGCAACATATCCTGGACCGATGGAAATGCTCGTTGGTTTAATTTCTGACATAAAATGTGAATATCCGAGTATTAAGGCATCTATCTATGAAAATAGCACGGAGTATATTATTGAGAAAGTGCTAGAAGGGGAAGTGGATGTTGGTTTTATAACTTATACCGAAAAAGAGGAAAAAAAGTATAAGAATCTCGTATTTAAGAAGCTGCTGGATGGACACATGGTGGTAGCGGTTAATAAGGACTCCCCATTGGCCCGTAACAAACTCATTAAACAAGAAATGTTAATTAACCAGCCTATCGTTCTTTACAATGATATATATATTCAGGAATTTATGAAGAGTTTTAGCTCGCTCCCCTACGATATCCTGTTCACAACAAATAATGTGGATACCATCCGTCATACGCTTGAAAATAATACTGCCATAAATATAGGATTTGATTATGCCTTTCAAACAGATGCGGGACTATCAAGAAGTGATAAATATGTGGTCATTAACTTTGCAGAACCTCATTACAAAACATATTCCTTTGGCTATTTTTATAATGCCAACAATGGGTTATCCCGTATTATTAGAGAATTTTTAAAGCGTATTCATCGAACGATAAAAGCAAGCGATGTTAACAATGGGAGTAAAATGTAA
- a CDS encoding VOC family protein — translation MRIEHVAIWVNDLEATKAFYEKYFNGKSSSKYHNKVKEFESYFLSFDSGARLEIMRKAGIDKKSNEEILGWAHIAISLGSREAVDDMTARLKNDGYRHVNGPRVTGDGYYESVIEDSEGNLLELTV, via the coding sequence ATGAGAATAGAGCATGTGGCCATTTGGGTCAATGATTTGGAAGCGACGAAAGCTTTTTATGAAAAGTATTTTAATGGTAAGTCATCAAGCAAGTATCATAATAAAGTAAAGGAATTCGAGTCTTATTTTCTTTCATTTGACTCAGGTGCAAGATTAGAGATAATGCGCAAAGCAGGTATTGATAAGAAGAGCAACGAGGAAATACTCGGCTGGGCTCATATTGCCATCTCTTTAGGAAGCAGGGAGGCAGTGGATGATATGACCGCCAGATTAAAAAATGACGGTTATCGTCACGTAAACGGTCCTCGGGTTACTGGTGACGGCTATTATGAAAGTGTTATAGAAGATTCGGAAGGGAACTTGTTAGAGTTAACTGTATAA
- the alsS gene encoding acetolactate synthase AlsS, producing MDSHEGTNITRRGAELIVDTLIAQGVTHVFAIPGAKIDAVFDVLKDRGPELILCRHEQNAAFMAAAVGRLTGTPGVCLVTSGPGASNLVTGLLTANTEGDPVVAIAGNVIRTDRLKRTHQSLDNAALFKPVTKYSVEVQDVKNIPEALTNAFRAAQSGQAGAAFISFPQDVVTEETSVEALAPLFVPALGPACESSIRAAVTNIQTAKFPIAIVGMKGSRPAAVKAIRNLLQTLQIPFVETYQGAGVLSRELEHQYYGRIGLFPNQPGDLLIEQADVILSIGYDPIEFDPKFWNKKKSPIIHIDEIQADADHYYQPVHELIGDIPATADKMEMFSAQIRLNEENKHFLSRLKELHTEMEAPRTVEENGLSHPLNVIHELRRQIADDVTVTCDIGSHGIWMSRHFRTYQPNKLLISNGMQTLGVALPWAIAASIINPDEKVVSVSGDGGFLFSSMELETAVRVKANIVHLVWNDSSYDMVSFQQKMKYNRNSCVDFGQVDIIKYAESFGATGLRVNSPKELARVIEEGLKQEGPVIIDIPIDYSENMDLANQKWPDYFKQQMMEKELWHSSI from the coding sequence ATGGATTCTCACGAAGGAACAAACATTACAAGACGTGGAGCTGAGCTGATTGTTGATACATTGATTGCTCAAGGTGTCACACATGTATTTGCTATACCTGGTGCAAAGATAGATGCAGTGTTTGATGTGCTTAAAGACAGAGGCCCAGAATTAATTCTATGCAGACACGAACAAAATGCAGCATTTATGGCAGCGGCCGTAGGCAGGCTGACAGGGACTCCAGGAGTATGCTTGGTTACTTCAGGTCCTGGGGCTTCCAATCTTGTTACAGGTTTGTTGACAGCTAATACAGAAGGAGATCCAGTTGTTGCGATAGCTGGTAATGTCATTAGAACGGATCGATTAAAACGTACGCACCAATCGCTAGATAACGCAGCTTTGTTTAAACCCGTTACCAAATACAGTGTGGAAGTACAAGATGTTAAAAACATACCAGAAGCACTGACTAATGCATTTCGGGCAGCTCAATCAGGCCAGGCTGGTGCTGCATTTATCAGCTTTCCTCAAGATGTCGTCACAGAAGAAACTTCAGTTGAAGCTTTAGCACCGCTGTTTGTGCCAGCACTCGGCCCTGCTTGTGAAAGCAGCATTCGAGCAGCTGTTACAAACATCCAAACTGCAAAATTTCCTATTGCCATAGTAGGAATGAAAGGAAGTAGACCGGCAGCTGTCAAAGCTATCCGGAACTTATTGCAAACACTCCAAATACCTTTTGTTGAAACATATCAAGGAGCTGGCGTTCTTTCAAGAGAGCTAGAGCATCAATATTATGGACGAATCGGTCTTTTTCCTAATCAACCAGGTGATCTTTTGATTGAGCAGGCAGATGTAATTCTTTCTATCGGCTATGATCCTATCGAATTTGATCCGAAGTTTTGGAATAAAAAGAAGTCTCCTATTATTCATATCGATGAGATTCAAGCAGACGCAGACCATTATTATCAGCCTGTTCATGAATTGATTGGTGACATCCCGGCAACTGCAGATAAAATGGAAATGTTTTCTGCCCAAATTAGATTAAATGAAGAAAATAAACACTTTCTTTCTCGACTAAAAGAGCTTCACACGGAAATGGAAGCCCCACGAACGGTAGAAGAAAACGGATTGTCTCATCCTCTGAATGTAATTCATGAGTTAAGAAGGCAGATTGCAGATGATGTAACTGTAACATGTGATATTGGGTCTCATGGGATTTGGATGTCTCGTCATTTTCGAACATATCAGCCTAATAAACTGCTGATTAGCAATGGTATGCAGACACTTGGTGTTGCCCTGCCATGGGCTATTGCGGCCAGCATTATAAATCCAGATGAAAAGGTCGTTTCCGTTTCTGGAGACGGAGGTTTCCTCTTTTCAAGCATGGAGCTTGAAACAGCAGTCAGAGTAAAGGCAAACATTGTGCATTTAGTTTGGAATGACAGCTCATATGATATGGTTTCATTCCAGCAAAAAATGAAGTATAACCGCAATTCATGTGTCGATTTCGGGCAAGTTGACATCATTAAATATGCTGAAAGTTTTGGAGCAACAGGACTTAGGGTAAACTCTCCTAAAGAGCTTGCAAGAGTAATAGAAGAGGGCTTAAAGCAAGAAGGACCTGTGATTATTGATATTCCAATCGACTACAGTGAGAATATGGATTTGGCTAACCAAAAATGGCCGGATTATTTTAAACAACAAATGATGGAAAAAGAACTGTGGCATTCTTCCATCTAA
- the alsR gene encoding acetoin biosynthesis transcriptional regulator AlsR, which translates to MELRHLQYFQTVAEELHFGRAAARLNMTQPPLSQQIKQLEEELGFPLFHRSSRAVELTTAGDVFLGQIRSILSQLDRAVDTARHTARGELGKIIIGFVGTATYEILPPAIKEFRTIFPSIDIELRQLSAPNQLNALLNGDIDIGFSHPPVASCELISRSLKKSECVIAIPKNHRLADKQAVAITDMMNEPIISLSKEAWPSLYEDFIQLCNKHGFQPNIVQESTEYQMVIGLVTAGIGIAVVPDSAKKLFNLDVLYKKLDQEELIAEWIISYRRENHNPALFHLVHHVLQRTSLF; encoded by the coding sequence ATGGAGCTTAGACACTTGCAGTATTTTCAAACAGTGGCCGAGGAGCTTCATTTCGGAAGGGCGGCTGCCAGACTGAATATGACACAGCCCCCTCTTAGCCAGCAAATAAAACAGCTGGAGGAAGAATTGGGTTTCCCCCTGTTCCATCGCTCCAGTCGAGCTGTGGAGTTAACAACTGCCGGAGATGTGTTTTTAGGGCAAATTCGGTCTATCTTAAGTCAATTAGACAGAGCAGTTGATACAGCACGCCATACAGCCAGAGGCGAACTTGGAAAAATCATTATCGGCTTTGTCGGTACCGCTACATACGAAATTTTGCCGCCAGCTATTAAGGAATTTAGGACTATTTTCCCGTCAATTGATATTGAATTGCGGCAATTATCAGCGCCAAATCAGCTGAATGCGTTATTGAACGGTGATATTGATATCGGCTTTTCCCATCCTCCTGTAGCAAGCTGTGAGCTTATCAGCAGAAGCTTGAAAAAAAGTGAATGTGTGATTGCTATACCTAAAAATCATCGTTTAGCTGATAAACAAGCTGTTGCGATAACAGACATGATGAATGAACCGATTATCTCCTTATCGAAGGAGGCGTGGCCTTCCCTCTACGAGGACTTTATCCAACTATGCAATAAGCATGGATTTCAGCCGAATATTGTTCAAGAGTCCACTGAATACCAAATGGTAATTGGTTTAGTCACCGCTGGTATTGGCATTGCCGTTGTGCCTGACTCTGCTAAAAAGCTGTTTAATCTAGATGTGCTTTATAAAAAACTGGATCAGGAAGAACTAATAGCTGAATGGATTATTTCTTACCGGCGAGAAAATCATAACCCAGCTCTTTTTCACTTAGTTCACCATGTATTACAGCGCACGAGCTTATTTTAG
- a CDS encoding MFS transporter: MALFLLIIIYLAFISLGLPDSLLGAAWPVMQLDLGAPLETAGLLFMVIAGGTIISSLISGKVLKRFGTGKVTFVSVLMTAAALLGFCFAPSVVWLIVCAIPLGLGAGAVDTGLNDYVAVHYKAHHMSWLHCFWGVGATLGPIIMAQFISEGNMWRSGYFVISAIQFVLVVILLFTLPLWKRVGNNHNTSVQEELLEAASVDDEKALKPLQVKGVKLAMATFLFYCGVEATLGLWGSSFLVNVKGLSAASAAQWVSLYYAGITVGRFLTGFITFKLTNRTLIRSGQLIALLGAIILLLPLPSLFSLIGFIIIGLGLAPIFPCMLHETPARFGKRHSQTIMGYQMALAYTGTTFMPPLVGFISSSLTIGIFPICIIIFAAAMLLCSEKLNQLLKRNTKTAL, encoded by the coding sequence ATGGCATTATTTCTATTAATCATTATTTACTTGGCATTTATCAGCTTAGGCTTGCCGGATTCGCTGCTTGGGGCAGCATGGCCGGTCATGCAATTAGACCTTGGCGCACCGCTTGAGACTGCCGGTTTGCTTTTTATGGTCATTGCGGGCGGTACAATTATCTCGAGTTTAATCAGCGGTAAGGTGCTCAAACGTTTCGGAACTGGCAAGGTTACATTTGTCAGTGTTTTAATGACAGCTGCTGCCTTGCTTGGATTTTGCTTTGCGCCCTCTGTTGTTTGGCTAATTGTATGCGCTATCCCGCTTGGTTTAGGAGCGGGGGCCGTTGATACAGGCTTGAACGATTATGTAGCTGTTCATTATAAAGCCCATCATATGAGCTGGCTGCATTGCTTTTGGGGAGTGGGGGCTACTCTTGGCCCGATTATTATGGCTCAGTTTATCTCAGAGGGAAATATGTGGAGAAGTGGCTATTTTGTTATCTCTGCCATTCAATTTGTATTAGTAGTCATTCTTTTGTTCACATTGCCTTTATGGAAAAGAGTCGGTAATAATCATAATACATCTGTACAGGAAGAGTTATTAGAAGCTGCTTCTGTTGATGATGAAAAAGCGCTAAAGCCTTTACAGGTTAAAGGGGTAAAACTGGCTATGGCGACGTTCTTGTTTTATTGTGGAGTGGAAGCAACATTAGGGCTATGGGGCAGTAGTTTTCTCGTAAACGTGAAAGGACTAAGTGCCGCATCTGCCGCACAATGGGTTTCCTTATATTATGCAGGAATTACTGTGGGCAGGTTTTTAACAGGGTTTATCACCTTCAAATTGACTAATCGAACATTAATACGTTCAGGGCAATTAATTGCCTTGCTTGGTGCAATTATATTATTGTTACCACTGCCATCACTGTTTTCACTAATAGGCTTTATCATTATAGGCTTAGGGTTAGCACCGATTTTCCCATGTATGCTTCATGAAACGCCTGCCCGTTTTGGAAAGAGACATTCACAAACGATCATGGGCTACCAAATGGCATTAGCTTATACTGGCACAACCTTCATGCCGCCGCTCGTTGGGTTTATTTCATCTTCTTTAACAATTGGAATCTTTCCAATTTGTATCATTATCTTTGCTGCGGCAATGCTGTTATGTTCTGAAAAATTGAACCAACTATTAAAAAGAAATACAAAAACTGCTTTATAA
- a CDS encoding 2,3-butanediol dehydrogenase — protein sequence MKALRWHNQRDIRLEEIDEPTVKRGQVKMKVKWCGICGSDLHEYLGGPIFIPVDQPHPLTKEVAPVTLGHEFSGEVVEIGEGVTNYQVGDRVVVEPIFATYGHQGAYNLDENMGFLGLAGGGGGLSEYVAVDEELLFKLPDDLSYEQGALVEPAAVALYAVRSSRVKAGDKVAVFGCGPIGLLVIEALKAAGATDIYAVELSPERQAKAEELGAIIIDPSKITDTVAEIARLTDGGVDVSFEVTGVPIVLRQAIQSTGIGGETIIVSIWEKGAEILPNDIVIKERTVKGIIGYRNVFPAVLSLMQKGYFSAEKLVTKKIALDDVIEEGFESLINEKKQVKILVKSEQ from the coding sequence ATGAAGGCATTGAGATGGCATAATCAAAGAGACATTCGTTTAGAGGAAATAGACGAACCAACAGTAAAACGTGGCCAAGTGAAAATGAAGGTTAAATGGTGCGGTATTTGTGGCAGTGATCTTCACGAGTATTTAGGCGGACCTATTTTTATTCCTGTTGATCAGCCTCATCCGTTAACAAAAGAGGTTGCTCCAGTAACATTAGGACACGAATTCTCTGGTGAAGTCGTGGAAATTGGCGAAGGAGTAACAAACTATCAAGTTGGCGACCGCGTTGTCGTAGAACCAATTTTCGCTACATATGGACACCAAGGGGCGTATAATCTTGATGAAAACATGGGCTTTTTAGGCCTTGCTGGAGGCGGCGGCGGTCTTAGTGAATATGTTGCTGTAGATGAAGAACTTTTATTTAAATTACCGGATGATTTGTCATATGAACAAGGTGCACTCGTTGAACCAGCAGCAGTAGCACTTTATGCTGTCCGTTCAAGCAGAGTGAAGGCCGGCGACAAAGTGGCAGTTTTCGGATGCGGACCAATCGGCTTACTTGTTATTGAAGCACTAAAAGCAGCAGGAGCTACCGATATATATGCTGTTGAGCTCTCTCCTGAAAGACAGGCAAAAGCAGAAGAGTTAGGAGCAATCATTATTGACCCGTCTAAAATTACAGATACTGTTGCAGAAATTGCCCGCTTAACAGACGGCGGTGTTGACGTGTCATTTGAAGTGACAGGTGTGCCAATTGTGCTTCGCCAAGCAATCCAATCTACCGGAATTGGCGGGGAAACTATCATTGTCAGCATATGGGAAAAAGGCGCCGAAATTCTGCCGAATGATATTGTTATTAAAGAGCGCACTGTTAAAGGTATTATCGGCTATCGCAATGTTTTTCCTGCAGTCCTGTCTTTAATGCAAAAAGGCTATTTTTCGGCTGAAAAGCTTGTGACGAAAAAGATTGCTTTAGACGATGTTATTGAAGAAGGATTTGAAAGCTTGATTAACGAAAAAAAGCAAGTGAAAATCTTAGTTAAATCAGAGCAATAA